The genomic interval cgtaggaagaagttacatgttgatcacttgttggggttaaaggattaatgcGGCAGTTTGAATCGTGGACTGTTCATTTTAAGTTTGCCCTCTGAATTAGAACCTGTGCCGAGATTTTGCGAAACTTCGCccttctgttttttgttttgtcagatCTTTAGTGGCAAAACTTGTCTAAATTTCACACATTGTAAAGCGAACGCTCTGAATTAAGAAGACACCAAATGAAATTCCAATTTTGTACCCATTACATCCGATGATTTGAATGAAGTTGTACCGGAGGGAAACATTAAGCTGGTTATCATGACGCGGGCACCAGATGGCTAAAGGGTCCCGGATACCTCAAATTTCGCTGCTTCGTGGAATCAGGAACATTTCCAGGTTAAAAACATAgccagaggaaaaaaaacaaaacaaaaaacaacccAGCAATACCTGTGGGTGGTCTTGCAGTTACTGGTTGTCCGTTACAGTACATCAGGTTCGCTTGTTGAACATCCTTGGCGCTCAATCCTCGAGTGTTTCCCAGCTTGGTGCTGCCATCTTTGCGTGAGATAGTTATACGTCCATTACCAAACGCGGTAGAGTGGTAATGCATCACACTGTCGTAATCATACGAGACTCCACGTGAGTTAATGGCACTTGTCGACATCTTCCTGAATTGGGAGCGGAATCCTGGACAAGGAATATAGAACTCAAAATTACTTGATGTGTATACAATTGACGATGTATGCTGAACTTCTTTTTCGAAATATTGTGTTGAAGTATTAGGAGCTTCAGTTCATCAAAAAACCTATGGTTCACATTGAATAATAATTTGAACAATGCAAATCTTTCAATTTGAGTTTGGATAACGATGAAACATGTTCTGGCTCACTAAAGTTTCACAAAGTCTTATGCGCTTTTAATAGGGATGATACATACCtacataaatatttaatttgatatATTAGGTTATTTAAGGGAAAATGAAGAAGCTGATATGGCTTTCGAGTGGTTTATTTCACTTACCGCTTGGGATGTTATTCCAGTGAATGTTGATGTAACGATCCCTATCGGGACGGGATTGCTCGTGCCAGAACCCGAGAGCATGTCCTAAAAGAAAATGCGTAGCAAATGTTAGTTTTATAAAGAAGATGAAATATAAGATTTATTGATTCTGAAGTTCAAATCTTGCCAGACTACCGCAGCAAATAAATCAAACTTCTTAAGCTTTTTTTCTAATTCACTCACCAATTTCATGAACGACCACGCCAATGTGATCACAGCCACGTCCAATAGAAATCTTTTGTCCTCCTCCAACTCGTCCCACCATGGAATAGCAGCTGTAAAATGAAAGAACACAAATGTTAGATGGAAATATTGACGTCAAACAGTGCTTTTGACGTTGTTTAAGCGACCTGGCCTTCCTGATAATTGAGTTTCTTCCTTACCCTCCTCCAGAAAAGAAGCTGATGTAATTACGATGAGTTGTTCTTCGAACGAACCTCAGGCAAGGAACTTTACTCATCCATTGTCTGATGGCAGCATCTATAACACGGCGAGCATGGGCTGCAACAAGACAAATCCACACCTTAATGTTTTAAAACCATTACTGTTAAGACGAGATTGCGTGTAAAAGTTCATGAAAAGTGTAAGGTCTCCACACATCCCAAAACGACCATGATTCGCGCGCCATTATCTCTTCTGAATTTAATATATTTAACATTGCTCTCCGTTTTTCTAAACGAAAAAAGGCGAAAGTACTTTCATCCGATACGAGAAATGTAAGGACGTAAACAAGGGAAAAGGGGCAAGGTGTAAGATACACGGAGAGCATCTGCTTAATTCATATCTCAGATTAGGGGGCTAATGTCGTAACCCCCTTTCCGCCCTCCCCCCCTCTTAACCCCCTGGCTAAAAACTCTACCTACGTCCCTCAGGGTTGATCACGCGTGGCTTGGGGAAAGAAAATTTGCTTACTTAGAGTACCCATAGTTTTGCATTCTGTTCATGCGTTCACACTCACCCACACTGCCCTCGATGTAGTAGGGAATCAAAGGACGCCCGTTTGAATCCATCCACCGCCGAGCGAGACTTCTCATAGCACCGCGCTTCTGTCGTCCTCCTGAGTTCTGCTTCTTGAGAATTTTCCGTTGCCAGCCTGTTAGTTCGATATCTCCCTCGTGCAAGAAAAGCCCACTCCTGTCCGTCACtcaaaaagtataaaaaaattaaatcaattaataaatgaaaaccgTATTTATAATCGCAGAACACGCTCACATAAACGGTAAACCTGCAAATTACGAACTCAGTCACAGagcgtatatatatatatatatatatatatatatatattttttcaattacttttgtGCACAAAGTATATTTTTTGAAGAAACAACAAGAATGTCGTCATTCATAAGATTGGATTACGGTAAGAGTAAAGAAGGTAAGTAACTAGCTAAAAAAATCAGTGCTTACTTCGTAAGTTTCCAACAGCATTGTTGGCCTGTTCGATGGCTTGAAAGGCCGAAATTTCCCCTTTTGATGTCGAGGTATTTCCCTGCAGTTGACCTGGGGCTAAAAAATTGAGATGCCGTTTAGTTTTGACTTCTTTGCAGTCCTTACATAGAAATAATCGACTGTGCTGACCTTACAAAAACTCTCAAAATGCTCCAATATAGGATATAAGACTTTGATCTAGGAGTACTCAAAAATCCATCTATTAAAATTTGCAGTTGACTCAAAAATTTTCATACCTGGAGGTTGCATTAGTCCATCTGGTGTTAAAATGCATTCACTCATTTGCAGAAAAACTGCCAGTAGAATCATACGAAACATCGTTAGTCTTGTGTCACTTCTCCTATACTGAAAATTGTTCGTACGCTCTGTTGGATGCTCTTGCTGAGAGATACTCTCCGAAGTTGATTCGGTTatttatatatctttttttaataaaacatgATCTTTCAATGTGGGTGTTGTCAACTGACACCTCAGCTGCTGATGTGAATTCAGGTTACGTATTTGGTAATAACAACATTAAACTTCGTCATCAGCAGAGGCGGGAGAGGTCAAATTATTATTCAATTTCCGATCTTTAGAAAAGATGGACAGATTTATGTGTTTTTATGCTCTCATAAAATGCGTGGCGTATAAGAAACTATTAACAACGCAAAGAAGGGTCAGGGCTGTGTCTGATTTAAGTAGATTTACAAAAGATCAACGGCACCCATCCCTAATAAGATTACAATTAAAACTTCCCCGTTGGAATAAAGCTGGCCGTTACTGTTAGGACCTCTCGTGACGTGGGTTACCTGAAACTTTACGTACCCTCAACTTTTGAAAGCattaaaatgctaaaaaaatttcttttaatgcgTCGTTAGCGAGGATTGAGGAATCCTTTTTATGAAGTCCTTAGGTACGAGGTAACGTGTGAAGTCCAATTAGTAAGAAGAAGCTAATCCAGTTACACTTTCCTCCATGTCACGCACTCTGTCCTGACAGGAAGCAGGAGAAACTGTTTAtgttttatgattaaaaaattaaattggagatgaaaatctgaaaaatctCAATCGTACTTATTCTACACCAAAGATCATCAGCAATCACAAAACTCATCAACGCTAGCTCTGTTTAAACGTGATCCCAACTAAAAACCACCTACGTGATGCCTGGTCACGAACAAGCGAGGGAGTGGCGTGACAAAGACATAATGACGTCATAGAGCTGCAATCATCTTGAGAGGCGACGTTGCACAATCAGACAAATTGTGAGAGAAtagtttttctttccgtttATAATGATTTATTTCGTGCTTATGAAATTGCGACTATGGGTCCGCAAATGGACCTGATCAAGCTATCACTATTTTCCACAGCGCTTGTTTGCGATTAGGCTTTATTTATGAACTTCAGAAGGTTGAAAGTGATACTCCTCAGCATGTCTCATGATGCCTTTACTTGGGTTGTCTGCAAATATGGAAATCTAACTTGATGGTAGATCGATCAACATTACTTCCGGGCGTCCGTCAGACAGCGGAAAAGGATATGTTTATTGCACATACCACGCATAGGAAACGTTGCGAGCTCTCGGATTCATTCCAGTTAAGATGTTAAAGTTCTAAAAGGCCAAAAATGCTTCTATGATCAGACATCCAGTACCTAACCGAGATTTCCCGTTTACATTAAATTGATCATTAGCTTATTTCTCCTTAAACCACGCGGTCTTAGCGCACGGAAATGACCGCTTGAAGGATAAGGAGGGTAAAATTCCTAGGCACAAACGCTTTCTCTTTTAAATACAATAGAATCGTTGTCTGAAGTATGCAAGCTGAAGAGGTATTTTCTTTGTCTGCCCGGTAATGCGTAAAGGAGAGGcaattatttcatgtttattattgCGTGGTACGTGAGGGCGGCTGGTCTGGTTGGATTTGATATCTGGAAAAACTCCTGGTCGGGTAATGGAAATCAATTGTCAACGCGACgacttgaaaataaacaatgcttttcttttaataGTATTTGTTGCGCCTTAGTTTGAAGTGCGTACCCTTAATGCTACGTCTTCGAATACGTTTTCCAAAGAACAGCAACATGTTTAACTCTTGCGTCGCGACATTTATGCTTTTTGGTACTCTACTGATCAATGCTCGGGGTCATATTCTGCAAAACTCCGAAAAAATCCAAGGTTAGTTGTTTCGTCTCAAAACTCTGAACGCTCATTTATCTGATTGTTCTCAATAGTCATTGGAAttcaaaatgataatttgttgCTCACAAccagattttctttttgttacacAGCACACTCGAGAAAATCTTGAAACTTACTGGCTCATTATGCAAGCATACATTATATTTAAGACATCTATAACACTCCTAAGACTCCTTCACAGTAAAAGATTTCAACCAAGAATTGTCTGTGTGATTCAAACAGAATTTTTATTCGGCAATCTCGAGTCTTCGAATTCTCAGTGAACTTAACTGAGAGAAAACAATGATCAGAAACGTCAGGAGAAGGGAACGAATGGAAGGGAAAACATTTGAAGTATATGTATTAACgtttcttgatatttcttcttCAAGACAATTCCACGCAAACTCAGGCAAATCAGACTCAGACGCCTAAGTCAGCTTTCGCAATGATCATGGAAGCGAACGGCATACAAGGAAAGAGCAGAGGTGAGTGAGAGACtctcaaatttatttataatggtaataggaccgagcggtgtccaattcggtctgtgatcatacgagtgatcaacaaaatcggacgaccgcgaagcgggagtccgatttgttaatgacgagtatgattacagacagaatt from Pocillopora verrucosa isolate sample1 chromosome 14, ASM3666991v2, whole genome shotgun sequence carries:
- the LOC131797813 gene encoding nematocyst expressed protein 6-like — translated: MFRMILLAVFLQMSECILTPDGLMQPPAPGQLQGNTSTSKGEISAFQAIEQANNAVGNLRMTDRSGLFLHEGDIELTGWQRKILKKQNSGGRQKRGAMRSLARRWMDSNGRPLIPYYIEGSVAHARRVIDAAIRQWMSKVPCLRFVRRTTHRNYISFFSGGGCYSMVGRVGGGQKISIGRGCDHIGVVVHEIGHALGFWHEQSRPDRDRYINIHWNNIPSGFRSQFRKMSTSAINSRGVSYDYDSVMHYHSTAFGNGRITISRKDGSTKLGNTRGLSAKDVQQANLMYCNGQPVTARPPTGCRYKDNNRNCPSWKARGYCTHTYQEYMRRNCQKSCFCGTNTNCADLHQSCPNWRRRGFCRRNSQYYTYMSTNCKKSCGLC